Part of the Arsenicicoccus sp. oral taxon 190 genome, GCGGAGGAGCTGGCGGAGTTCGTCAAGCCGGACCTGGAGGCCCGGGGCCTCGAGGTCTTCGTCGTGTCGGCGGTGGCCCGCACCGGCCTCAAGGAGCTGGGCTTCGCCCTGGCCCGGCACGTGGAGGCCGCCCGGCGCGAGGTCGAGCAGGTCGAGCCCAAGCGCGTCGTGCTGCGTCCGCGCGCCGTGGACGACACCGGCTTCACCGTCCGCCGGGAGAACACCTCGGACGGCGTGCTCTACCGCGTCGCCGGCGAGCGGCCGACCCGTTGGGTGCGCCAGACCGACTTCACCAACGACGAGGCCGTCGGCTACCTGGCCGACCGGCTGGCGCGGCTGGGCGTCGAGGAGGAGCTCTACAAGGTCGGGGCCGTCGCGGGCGACACCGTCGTGATCGGTGCCGAGGACGACGCCGTCGTCTTCGACTGGGAGCCCACGGTGGCCTCCGGGGCCGAGCTGCTCGGTCGACGCGGCACCGACCTGCGGCTGGAGCAGGCCGAGGGCGCCCCCCGCCCCACCCGCGCCGAGAAGCGCGAGGAGCTCGCGGACCTCAAGGCCGCCCGCCGCGCCACCGCCGCCGAGCTGGACGCGGAGCGCCGCGCCGGCCACTGGGCGACGCTGCACGACGAGGACTGACGCCTCGTGAGCCACACTGGCGGCCGGGGGCCGGTCCACGACACGATCACGGCGGCCGGGCGCCTCGTGGTCAAGGTCGGCTCGTCCTCCCTCACGGGCAGCGACGGTGACCTGGACCCGGGTGCGATCGGGCGGCTCGTGGACGCCCTCGCGGCCCGGCGCGCCGACGGCTGCCAGGTGGTGCTGGTGTCCTCCGGCGCCATCGCCGCCGGCCTCAACCCGCTCTCGTTGCCCAAGCGACCCCGCGACCTCGCCACCCAGCAGGCCGCGGCGGCCGTGGGGCAGGGGGCGCTGGTGGCGGCATACACCGCTGCCTTTGCCCGTCACGGCGCGCGGGTCGGGCAGGTGCTGCTGACCGAGATGGACGTCACGCGCCGCTCCCACTACGTCAACGCCCGCCGGACCCTGGTCCGGCTGCTGCACCTCGGGGTCGTGCCCGTCGTCAACGAGAACGACTCCGTGGCGACCCACGAGATCAGGTTCGGGGACAACGACCGCCTCGCAGCGCTGGTCGCCCACCTGGTCAAGGCGGACGCGCTGGTGCTGCTCTCGGACGTGGACGCGGTCTACGACGGGCCGCCGTCGCGGCCCGGGGCGCGACGGATCCCGGTGGTGCGCGACGAGCGCGACCTCGAGGGCGTCGTCGTCGCCGGGTCCGCCAGCAAGGTCGGCACCGGGGGCATGACCACCAAGATCGAGGCGGCGCGGATCGCGACGGGGGCCGGGATCCCGGCGATCGTCACGTCCGCGGAGCGGGCGGCGGAGGTGCTCGCGGGGGAGGACGTGGGCACCTACTTCGCCGCGCCCGACCTGCGCCCCCGGGGCCGGTTGCTGTGGCTGCGGCACGCCTCCGCGGCGCAGGGGCGGCTGGTGCTCGACGCCGGTGCGGTCGACGCCGTGGTGCGCCGGCGGACCTCGTTGCTGCCCGCCGGGATCCTCGCCGTGTCCGGGCACTTCGCCGAGGGCGAGGCCGTCGACCTGGTCGCCGAGGACGGCCACGTCGTCGGGCGGGGCCTGGTCAACTACGCGTCCTCCGAGCTGCCCGCGATGCTCGGACGGTCCACCCAGGACCTGGGGGCCGAGCTGGGGGAGCAGTACCGCCGGGTGGTCATCCACCGCGACGACCTCGCCCTGCTCTGACCGGCCGTGGAGGGTCGCCTCCGCCGGGGTGGCTCGTGCCGGCGCGCCCGACGCATCCGGCAGGGCGGCCCCGAGACGGGGCGACGGGTCCTCGTCCGGTGCGGTTGGATGGCCGTATGCCGCCCACCGACCCCATCGACCCCGCCGCCCGCGAGCTCGTCACCGCCCTGACCACCCGCGCCCGCGCCGCCGCGCGCGAGCTGGCGCTGCTGCCCCGAGGCCGCAAGGACGAGGCGCTGCGGGCCCTGGCCGACGCCCTGGTCGACGCCACGGACGAGATCGTCGCGGCCAACGGCCGCGACGTCGAGCGGGAGACCGCCGCGGGGATGCGGCCCAACCTCATCGACCGGCTCACGCTCGGCCCCGACCGGGTAGCGGCCGCGGCGCAGGGGCTGCGCGACGTCGCCGGTCTGCCCGACCCGGTGGGTGATGTCGTGCGCGGCAGCACGTCCCCGACCGGCCTGCAGGTCCGCCAGGTGCGGGTGCCGATGGGCGTGGTCGGGATGATCTACGAGGCGCGGCCCAACGTCACCGTGGACGCGGCGGGTCTGGCCCTCAAGTCCGGCAACGCGGCCATCCTGCGCGGCGGCAGCGCGGCGGAGCACACCAACCGGGTCCTGGTCGCGGTGATGCGCCGAGCCCTCGCCACCCTCGACATCACCCCGGACGCCGTGCAGCTGCTCGACGCTCCCGGCCGCGACGCCGTGCGTGCCCTGATGACGGCCCGGGGCGAGGTCGACCTGCTCATCCCGCGTGGCGGGGCGGGGCTCATCCAGACCGTCGTCACCGAGTCCACCGTGCCGACCATCGAGACCGGCGTGGGCAACTGCCACGTCTACGTCGACGCCGCGGCCGACCTGGAGATGGCGGAGCGGATCGTCCTCAACGCCAAGACGCACCGCACCAGCGTGTGCAACGCCGCCGAGTCGCTGCTCGTGCACCAGGACGTGGCGCCGCAGGCCCTGCCCCGGCTGCTCGGGGCTCTCGGGGCCGCCGGGGTGACGATCCACGCCGAGCCGTCGCTGCGCGAGGTCACCGAGCGCGCCGGCGCCACGTGGGTGGAGGCGACCGACGACGACTGGGCCGCGGAGTACCTCTCCCTCGACCTCGCCGTGCGCGTCGTCCCCAGCCTCGACGAGGCCCTCGACCACGTCCGACGCTGGTCCAGCGGCCACACCGACGCGATCGTCACCGCCGACCGCGCCGCCGCCCGGCGCTGGGTCACCGAGGTCGACTCGGCGGCGGTCATGGTCAACGCGAGCACCCGCTTCACCGACGGCGCCGAGCTCGGGTTCGGCGCGGAGATCGGCATCTCCACGCAGAAGCTGCACGCCCGTGGGCCGATGGCTCTGCAGGAGCTCACGAGCACCAAGTGGGTCGTCGAGGGCGACGGCCAGGTGCGCGCCTGAGCCGGCCGGCCGCCACCCCGCGGCCTGACGTGCGCCTGCACTTGCCCCTGGACTTGCTCCTCGACGTGTCGGCGGACGCGGCCCGTCTGCTCTAGGTTGGGCGCACCGGAGTCGAGAGAGGACGTGCACAGGTGGAAGGTCACGAGGTCTGCAAGCTGGCCAGGCTCGAGGACGCGCACTGGTGGTACCGCGAGCGCCGGCACATCCTGGGGAGGCTCATCAGCGGTATGACGCCCGGCCGCGCCCTGGACATCGGGGCTGCGGGGGGCGGCAACACGCGGGTCCTCCTCGACGCCGGGTGGCAGGCGGTGGCGCTGGAGTACACCCAGGACGGGGCCCTCGCGGCCGCCGACCGGCGGGTCCCGGTGATGCGCGCCGACGCGACCGAGCTGCCGCTGGAGTCCGGGTCGCTGGACCTGGTCATGGCCTTCGACCTGCTCGAGCACCTCGTCGACGACGACGCCTGCGTGCGCGAGGCGCACCGCCTGCTCAAGCCGGGGGCGCCCTTCCTCGTCGCCGTGCCGGTGGACCCCAAGCTCTGGTCCGACCACGACGTGGCGGTGGGCCACGTCCGTCGCTACCTGCGCCCGGAGCTGTTGGACCTGCTGCGGCGCAACGGTTTCGACATCGAGCGCCGGTTCGCCTGGAACGTCCTGCTCCGCCCCGTCGTCGCGCTGCGCCGCCGCACGAGCCAGGGCAGCGACCTGCAGGACACCCACTGGGCGGTCAACGCGGCGCTGCGCTCGATCATCACCGCCGAGCGCTACCTGCCGATCAAGGACCTGCCCGGCGTCACGGAATTCGTGGTGGCACGCCGTCGATGAAGGGCGCGTCCAGCGGCTCGTCCAGCGGCGCTGCTGACGACGCCGTCGACGATTGCGATGCAGGCGAAGTCGCGGGTGCCGACGCCGGTGCTGACGCCGACGTCGCGCCCGCGGGGCGGCCGGTCGCCATACGGGCGTGACGGGGGAGCGCGAACCTGTGCTCGTCGTGGTCCCGCGCGGAGTCGTAGGCGATGAAGTAGGTGGGGCGGTCCTGCATCTGCTGGTACATCCGCCCGAGGTACTCCCCGAGGATGCCGAGGCACAGCAGCTGCAGCCCGCCCACCAGCGCGATCATCCCGACGGTGGAGGCCCAGCCCGCGATGGCGTGCCCGGTGAAGCGGCCGATCACGGCATACGCGATGAGCAGCAGCGAGGCGATGAAGCCGCCGAAGCCGAACCACGTCGCGAGCCGCAGCGGCTTGAGGCTGAAGCCGATGATGGAGTCGACGGACAGCATCACCATCTTCATGAAGGGGTACTTCGACTCGCCGGCGGCGCGCTCCTCGCGCTTGTAGGACACGCTCGCGGAGGGGAAGTTGAGCGCCGGCACCACGAACCTCAGCACCCGGCCGTGCTCGGGCAGCGCGTTGATCGCGTCGACCGTGGCGCGCGACATCAGCCGGAAGTCGCCGGCGTTGCCCGCGGTCTCCATGCCGGTGAGCCGGGAGTGCACGGAGTAGAACGCCTTGGCGGTCTCGCGCTTGAAGACGGTGTCGGTGGAGCGGTCCGCGCGGACGCCGTAGACGACGTCGACCCCTTCCTCCCGGGCCACCCGCAGCATGTCCTCGATGGTCTCGGGGGGGTCCTGCAGGTCGGCGTCCAGGGTGACGACGTAGTCGCCGTGCGCGGTCACCAGCCCCGCCGAGATCGCGGCCTGGTGGCCGGAGTTGGCGCGCAGCCGCACCACGCGCAGCTGCTCCCACTCGCGGCGGTAGCGCTGCAGCAGCAGGGCCGTCTGGTCCTTGGAGCCGTCGTCGACCGCAACGACCTCATAGGTGGTGCCGAGACCGTCGAGCACGGGGCGCAGCCGCTGCACCAGCAGGGGCAGCACCTGCTCCTCGTTGTACATGGGGATCACGACGGACAGCTCAGGGACCATGCCGACCAGACTAGGACCCTGGGGCGGTGCCGACGCTGTGGGGCGCCGGTGCGCCGCCTGTGTCGTCGCGCGGGTCCGGCCCGTATGCCGCCCGCCCCGATCCCGCCTCGATCCAGCCCCGGCGTTTCGCGGCGTGGCTGCGGCATACGGGTAACATGACCCCATGACTTCTGCCCTGATCCTCGCCGAGGGTGAGCACCACGCCGAGAACGCCATGACCCTGCCCTTCGCCGACTTCTGGTTCGGCGTGCTGGCGCTGACCGTGTTCATGGCGCTGCTGGCCATCACCTGGGCGTTCCGCAACACCGCCGCCAAGCTCGGTCAGGGTGGGGTCAGCGACGCGACGCACGGCAGCCACACCTCGCCGGGAGCGCACTCCTGAGCCTGCGCATCGGCGTGATGGGTGGGACCTTCGACCCCATCCACCACGGTCACCTGGTCGCCGCGAGCGAGGTCCAGGCGTTGTTCGACCTCGACGAGGTCGTCTTCGTCCCGACGGGTCGTCCCTGGCAGAAGGACGCCGCGTCGGTCTCGCCCCCCGAGCACCGCTACCTGATGACCGTCATCGCGACGGCCTCCAACCCGCGCTTCTCGGTGTCCCGGGTCGACATCGACCGGGAGGGGCCGACCTACACCATCGACACGCTGCGCGACCTGCGCCGGCTCAACCCCGACGCGGAGCTGTTCTTCATCACCGGCGCCGACGCCCTGTCCAAGATCCTGTCGTGGAAGGACGTCGACGAGATGTTCGGCATGGCGCACTTCATCGGGGTCACCCGGCCCGGCTACCACCTCAGCGAGTCCGGGCTGCCGCAGGACCGGGTGAGCCTCACCGAGGTCCCGGCCATGGC contains:
- a CDS encoding glycosyltransferase family 2 protein codes for the protein MVPELSVVIPMYNEEQVLPLLVQRLRPVLDGLGTTYEVVAVDDGSKDQTALLLQRYRREWEQLRVVRLRANSGHQAAISAGLVTAHGDYVVTLDADLQDPPETIEDMLRVAREEGVDVVYGVRADRSTDTVFKRETAKAFYSVHSRLTGMETAGNAGDFRLMSRATVDAINALPEHGRVLRFVVPALNFPSASVSYKREERAAGESKYPFMKMVMLSVDSIIGFSLKPLRLATWFGFGGFIASLLLIAYAVIGRFTGHAIAGWASTVGMIALVGGLQLLCLGILGEYLGRMYQQMQDRPTYFIAYDSARDHDEHRFALPRHARMATGRPAGATSASAPASAPATSPASQSSTASSAAPLDEPLDAPFIDGVPPRIP
- the nadD gene encoding nicotinate-nucleotide adenylyltransferase, with product MGGTFDPIHHGHLVAASEVQALFDLDEVVFVPTGRPWQKDAASVSPPEHRYLMTVIATASNPRFSVSRVDIDREGPTYTIDTLRDLRRLNPDAELFFITGADALSKILSWKDVDEMFGMAHFIGVTRPGYHLSESGLPQDRVSLTEVPAMAISSTDCRQRVAEGKPVWYLVPDGVVQHINKYTLYASAVPSVSGDPALSGISTGPRPTSTPTTEDPA
- a CDS encoding glutamate-5-semialdehyde dehydrogenase; this translates as MPPTDPIDPAARELVTALTTRARAAARELALLPRGRKDEALRALADALVDATDEIVAANGRDVERETAAGMRPNLIDRLTLGPDRVAAAAQGLRDVAGLPDPVGDVVRGSTSPTGLQVRQVRVPMGVVGMIYEARPNVTVDAAGLALKSGNAAILRGGSAAEHTNRVLVAVMRRALATLDITPDAVQLLDAPGRDAVRALMTARGEVDLLIPRGGAGLIQTVVTESTVPTIETGVGNCHVYVDAAADLEMAERIVLNAKTHRTSVCNAAESLLVHQDVAPQALPRLLGALGAAGVTIHAEPSLREVTERAGATWVEATDDDWAAEYLSLDLAVRVVPSLDEALDHVRRWSSGHTDAIVTADRAAARRWVTEVDSAAVMVNASTRFTDGAELGFGAEIGISTQKLHARGPMALQELTSTKWVVEGDGQVRA
- a CDS encoding class I SAM-dependent methyltransferase, giving the protein MEGHEVCKLARLEDAHWWYRERRHILGRLISGMTPGRALDIGAAGGGNTRVLLDAGWQAVALEYTQDGALAAADRRVPVMRADATELPLESGSLDLVMAFDLLEHLVDDDACVREAHRLLKPGAPFLVAVPVDPKLWSDHDVAVGHVRRYLRPELLDLLRRNGFDIERRFAWNVLLRPVVALRRRTSQGSDLQDTHWAVNAALRSIITAERYLPIKDLPGVTEFVVARRR
- the proB gene encoding glutamate 5-kinase produces the protein MSHTGGRGPVHDTITAAGRLVVKVGSSSLTGSDGDLDPGAIGRLVDALAARRADGCQVVLVSSGAIAAGLNPLSLPKRPRDLATQQAAAAVGQGALVAAYTAAFARHGARVGQVLLTEMDVTRRSHYVNARRTLVRLLHLGVVPVVNENDSVATHEIRFGDNDRLAALVAHLVKADALVLLSDVDAVYDGPPSRPGARRIPVVRDERDLEGVVVAGSASKVGTGGMTTKIEAARIATGAGIPAIVTSAERAAEVLAGEDVGTYFAAPDLRPRGRLLWLRHASAAQGRLVLDAGAVDAVVRRRTSLLPAGILAVSGHFAEGEAVDLVAEDGHVVGRGLVNYASSELPAMLGRSTQDLGAELGEQYRRVVIHRDDLALL